The Drosophila mauritiana strain mau12 chromosome 2R, ASM438214v1, whole genome shotgun sequence genome has a segment encoding these proteins:
- the LOC117138569 gene encoding uncharacterized protein LOC117138569 isoform X6, with translation MSKKMWQKIFKSKSQKPQPLAKINKRHSRIAYEEYQQLTDLLAGENGQLSFGNEKENEHENGNGSGSINVFEQQPLQGSFNSLQFSEAHQLQQQQQQKSQQQQLSTFSRVRNTFSMKRNSSSSKKLGNAKPTTSSTTDPETEDSRRGAEDDLPAPPPLTSGSSLPVPEYVPEQLTQLTPCPCCSRTFVVDALRKHVVICEKASKKRKIFDSSRQRRDGTALSTYVLPKNFGLPSAERTVGIPSPPITSRETTSVNAAPEPVNSPLPVRRKSQTEMVRSTARASMRKAASTLSSNSATEAPAVAPAASTAPAAPAAPAAPLVRERSLAKRIKAPACDRCPHCDRTFNPKAFDRHVEWCKEKAIQATMKSTNSQETSKAKERLEARKQYRPPNLKTKRSLARDKYSGNHEEVLEAGEMTTPKPNLMSHSMTSSVHSDITQAQVTSSRAGSRAKANSTVTQNQVNLFNEDPPSPPPPKERSALRRSKRTQRESCNEIDETMEQLRRNGGGDALQLAKLDCVEAPVLQPARRRKRGPKTDKLDGVEKQICLPQVTMTFDELNGLIKRKGGTPICNVEMDEQGIGSLVSKHHSSATLVRQAHRRIRTKENPDLELRALQSSCSAISKDVQSSLVPMQRNQSKIYSGSEEESPRSEIQIKLETATMRTVCRPQKKSGRSSQVMTNSEPKRALPMSDLKESFEAINQSIGQTVLPRLQMGNERQDYEPEEDGTDNYTSDLDEEPKGDDLMARAAKLIERARSNSSPIRNPELLDSHSEHDEEQPEAERELRLPPLTKQNSNVSRRGSLENNESAIAYFKALNAKRRSNRSDSKMSEDKLQRQQSNASNASSQEEKSRQEMEKRPADDDQRKREIFISIETEANAQGRSPISPDSLRHMVGNAQAHIDVLHIENGNEPEHARFSKISDTEDAGNEPRDQASQSTNRLAPSSSGSGLAPNVQLNNAKNLIQQMHSEFRLMGEEASASMRRQLIGSNGGRGEEPQRSSSGLPSSNPTHQVVASSPMTPSPSADSDELSSLDGYPVSSSQGLRRGASSKLSSDSAYGSSNSPYSLSRQRSSELQAGTLQSQGLMRPHTASAKLASCMIDASTQAHTDYGTLKARQRLFAPECGNNNGEGGESYSSGSEHSFATNPKQQQNINYNYQQPLQQDQQKQQQMQQMQQQQQMQQMNCNYNYQQEQQQLHHQQQLQHQQQQPKIPTPSGYNTTNNNVPMTPTTSENSLMSTSSMSSSKKSNYCYECGSKFIFETAKFCMDCGLRRAEL, from the exons ATGAGCAAGAAAATGTGGCAGAAGATCTTCAAGTCCAAGTCGCAGAAGCCGCAGCCCTTGGCCAAAATCAACAAGCGACACAGTCGCATTGCTTACGAGGAGTACCAGCAATTAACCGATCTGCTGGCCGGTGAAAATGGACAGCTCAGTTTCGGCAACGAAAAGGAAAATGAGCACGAAAATGGGAATGGAAGTGGCAGCATTAACGTTTTCGAACAGCAGCCGCTGCAAGGTTCTTTCAACTCGTTGCAGTTTAGTGAGGCGCAtcagctgcagcaacagcagcaacaaaaatcgcagcagcaacagctgtcAACGTTTTCGCGCGTTCGCAACACATTTTCCATGAaacgcaacagcagcagcagcaaaaagcTGGGAAATGCCAAGCCAA CAACAAGCAGCACCACGGATCCCGAGACCGAAGACTCTAGGCGGGGCGCAGAGGATGATTTGCCTGCCCCGCCGCCACTGACCTCCGGATCCTCCCTTCCGGTGCCGGAGTACGTGCCCGAGCAGTTAACACAGCTGACACCCTGTCCCTGCTGCAGTCGCACCTTCGTCGTGGACGCGCTGCGCAAGCACGTCGTCATCTGCGAGAAGGCCTCCAAGAAGCGCAAGATCTTCGACTCGTCGCGCCAACGCCGCGATGGAACCGCTCTCTCCACGTACGTGCTGCCCAAGAACTTTGGCCTTCCCAGTGCGGAACGCACTGTCGGAATACCATCTCCTCCGATCACCAGTCGCGAAACCACGTCAGTAAATGCTGCTCCAGAG CCAGTGAACTCACCACTGCCAGTTCGTCGAAAGTCTCAAACGGAGATGGTGCGCTCCACTGCCCGAGCCTCCATGCGCAAGGCAGCATCCACACTTTCCTCTAACTCGGCAACGGAGGCTCCAGCTGTGGCACCTGCTGCTTCGactgctccagctgctccagctgctccggctgctccCCTCGTCCGCGAACGATCTCTGGCCAAGCGGATCAAGGCACCTGCCTGCGATCGTTGCCCCCACTGCGATCGTACCTTTAATCCCAAGGCATTTGATCGCCACGTAGAATGGTGTAAGGAAAAGGCTATTCAGGCCACCATGAAGTCCACCAACAGCCAGGAGACCAGCAAGGCCAAGGAGCGCCTGGAGGCCAGGAAGCAGTATAGGCCCCCCAATCTGAA AACCAAGAGATCCCTCGCCAGAGATAAGTACTCCGGTAACCACGAGGAGGTTCTGGAAGCGGGCGAGATGACAACACCCAAGCCAAATCTGATGTCCCATTCGATGACGTCGTCCGTGCACAGTGATAT CACTCAAGCTCAAGTCACCAGCTCGCGAGCAGGAAGTCGTGCCAAAGCAAACTCCACGGTTACCCAGAACCAAGTAAATCTGTTCAATGAGGATCCACCATCACCGCCGCCACCTAAGGAACGATCTGCACTGCGCCGTTCCAAGCGCACTCAGCGGGAATCCTGCAACGAAATTGACGAGACCATGGAGCAGCTGAGGCGGAACGGCGGTGGAGATGCTCTCCAGTTGGCCAAGCTCGATTGCGTGGAGGCGCCAGTTCTCCAGCCAGCTAGACGACGCAAGAGAGGGCCCAAAACGGATAAACTAGATGGGGTCGAAAAGCAGATCTGCCTACCCCAAGTAACCATGACATTTGACGAGCTCAATGGGTTAATCAAGCGCAAAG GCGGCACGCCCATTTGCAATGTGGAAATGGATGAGCAGGGAATCGGTAGTCTGGTCTCCAAGCACCACTCATCAGCAACCCTAGTGCGTCAGGCACATCGTCGAATTCGCACCAAGGAGAACCCCGATCTGGAGTTGCGTGCCCTGCAATCGTCATGTTCAGCTATTTCCAAAGACGTACAGTCCAGCCTGGTGCCCATGCAGAGAAATCAGTCAAAGATATACTCCGGATCCGAGGAGGAGTCGCCAAGGTCAGAGATTCAGATCAAGCTAGAAACTGCAACCATGCGCACGGTATGCCGACCCCAGAAGAAATCAGGTCGCTCTTCCCAGGTGATGACTAACTCGGAGCCCAAACGAGCTTTGCCAATGTCAGATTTAAAGGAAAGCTTTGAGGCCATCAACCAATCCATAGGCCAAACAGTTCTCCCAAGACTACAGATGGGAAATGAGAGGCAGGACTACGAACCGGAGGAGGACGGAACGGATAATTATACCAGTGATCTAGATGAGGAACCCAAAGGTGATGACCTAATGGCTCGAGCAGCAAAACTGATAGAGAGGGCTCGTTCAAACTCCAGTCCCATCCGCAATCCTGAGCTGTTAGATAGCCACAGTGAACATGATGAGGAGCAACCAGAGGCGGAACGGGAACTAAGGCTGCCGCCTTTGACCAAACAAAATAGCAACGTCAGTCGTCGTGGATCCCTTGAGAATAACGAAAGTGCTATTGCGTACTTCAAGGCACTTAATGCCAAGCGTCGTTCAAATAG GTCTGATTCAAAAATGTCCGAAGACAAACTGCAACGGCAGCAGTCGAATGCTTCCAATGCCAGCAGCCAGGAGGAGAAGAGCCGCCAGGAGATGGAGAAACGGCCGGCCGACGATGATCAAAGAAAGCGAGAGATTTTTATTAGCATTGAGACGGAGGCCAATGCTCAGGGTCGCTCACCCATTTCGCCCGATTCACTGCGCCACATGGTGGGCAATGCCCAGGCGCACATCGATGTCCTGCACATTGAAAACGGAAACGAGCCGGAACACGCAAGGTTTAGCAAGATCAGCGACACGGAGGACGCCGGAAACGAGCCCAGGGATCAGGCCAGCCAATCTACCAACCGGCTGGCCCCATCCTCGAGCGGATCCggattggcgcccaacgtgcaGCTGAACAATGCCAAGAATCTGATCCAGCAGATGCATAGCGAGTTCCGGCTTATGGGCGAGGAGGCCAGTGCCTCCATGCGGCGCCAGCTTATCGGAAGTAACGGCGGTAGAGGCGAGGAACCGCAGCGCTCCAGTAGTGGGCTCCCTTCTTCAAATCCAACACACCAGGTCGTGGCCAGCTCGCCAATGACTCCGTCACCGTCGGCGGATTCAGATGAGTTAAGTAGTCTGGATGGCTATCCCGTGTCCTCGTCGCAGGGTTTACGTCGAGGAGCCAGCTCCAAGCTAAGCTCGGATTCAGCATACGGCAG CAGCAACTCACCTTATAGCTTGTCGCGACAACGCTCCTCTGAACTCCAAGCCGGCACACTACAGTCCCAGGGATTGATGCGTCCACATACGGCCAGTGCCAAGCTGGCCAGCTGCATGATCGATGCCTCCACGCAGGCACACACTGATTATGGCACCCTGAAGGCTCGCCAGCGTCTCTTTGCACCAGAATGTGGAAACAACAATGGCGAAGGAGGCGAGTCGTACAGTAGCGGATCCGAACACTCTTTTGCAACAAATCCAAAACAGCAGCAGAACATCAACTACAACTATCAACAGCCACTGCAGCAAGatcagcagaagcagcagcagatgcaacagatgcagcagcagcaacagatgcAGCAAATGAACTGCAACTACAACTAccaacaggagcagcagcagctccatcatcagcagcagcttcagcatcagcagcagcagcctaAAATCCCAACACCATCAGGTTACAACACAACCAACAACAATGTACCGATGACACCTACAACGTCAGAGAATTCACTGATGAGCACCTCGTCCATGAGCTCAAGTAAGAAGTCCAATTACTGCTACGAATGTGGCTCCAAGTTCATATTCGAGACCGCAAAGTTCTGCATGGATTGCGGCTTGAGGCGTGCTGAACTTTAG
- the LOC117138569 gene encoding uncharacterized protein LOC117138569 isoform X2: protein MSKKMWQKIFKSKSQKPQPLAKINKRHSRIAYEEYQQLTDLLAGENGQLSFGNEKENEHENGNGSGSINVFEQQPLQGSFNSLQFSEAHQLQQQQQQKSQQQQLSTFSRVRNTFSMKRNSSSSKKLGNAKPTTSSTTDPETEDSRRGAEDDLPAPPPLTSGSSLPVPEYVPEQLTQLTPCPCCSRTFVVDALRKHVVICEKASKKRKIFDSSRQRRDGTALSTYVLPKNFGLPSAERTVGIPSPPITSRETTSVNAAPEPVNSPLPVRRKSQTEMVRSTARASMRKAASTLSSNSATEAPAVAPAASTAPAAPAAPAAPLVRERSLAKRIKAPACDRCPHCDRTFNPKAFDRHVEWCKEKAIQATMKSTNSQETSKAKERLEARKQYRPPNLKTKRSLARDKYSGNHEEVLEAGEMTTPKPNLMSHSMTSSVHSDIGLGDKYDPFLSAKRQLEELCSPSTPPPEEEVTTTKATRTLTPTATSTPTATPSIAMTTSLTTAVGKPVQVTQKTTPTSNFRRTSSLRGPRRTPMLNSRPLFATNYRPTIQRGLSDEGPISTNFLKPEEFDEMPVRAACGNDFHSPRVVRRDTSASNRKQLLKLPVGGTSEASNASPSPQAARSVAKTDSLAVFLKYEHELEQLNGKAAELAAASQLTSKEQKDKSNTLSKQNSAKSLVHSTPTQLPPLTPTTVPVSPGLVKEVNYPPVATPLRLEPISKAAKNSPAPLTPIKLESIFGPKRETGLGSGSGSVAGDYIDPKLINAFDNLHVNSGISSDASSTPQQLSQGRSRSSSQSTITHERRQSGEARNLLKRKMRLGRNQFLYDASPEDADASSGCSADDEANRSSMEYDEQCWQQQQKQLLANPLPLVMPMVHNAMPTFDDFDFEEFLSSFENENDDEQFPLFKDCREFLMNRSTSRQRSFQKATSTLQTTATQITPLSHQSKIKDNHAHRSDSKMSEDKLQRQQSNASNASSQEEKSRQEMEKRPADDDQRKREIFISIETEANAQGRSPISPDSLRHMVGNAQAHIDVLHIENGNEPEHARFSKISDTEDAGNEPRDQASQSTNRLAPSSSGSGLAPNVQLNNAKNLIQQMHSEFRLMGEEASASMRRQLIGSNGGRGEEPQRSSSGLPSSNPTHQVVASSPMTPSPSADSDELSSLDGYPVSSSQGLRRGASSKLSSDSAYGSSNSPYSLSRQRSSELQAGTLQSQGLMRPHTASAKLASCMIDASTQAHTDYGTLKARQRLFAPECGNNNGEGGESYSSGSEHSFATNPKQQQNINYNYQQPLQQDQQKQQQMQQMQQQQQMQQMNCNYNYQQEQQQLHHQQQLQHQQQQPKIPTPSGYNTTNNNVPMTPTTSENSLMSTSSMSSSKKSNYCYECGSKFIFETAKFCMDCGLRRAEL from the exons ATGAGCAAGAAAATGTGGCAGAAGATCTTCAAGTCCAAGTCGCAGAAGCCGCAGCCCTTGGCCAAAATCAACAAGCGACACAGTCGCATTGCTTACGAGGAGTACCAGCAATTAACCGATCTGCTGGCCGGTGAAAATGGACAGCTCAGTTTCGGCAACGAAAAGGAAAATGAGCACGAAAATGGGAATGGAAGTGGCAGCATTAACGTTTTCGAACAGCAGCCGCTGCAAGGTTCTTTCAACTCGTTGCAGTTTAGTGAGGCGCAtcagctgcagcaacagcagcaacaaaaatcgcagcagcaacagctgtcAACGTTTTCGCGCGTTCGCAACACATTTTCCATGAaacgcaacagcagcagcagcaaaaagcTGGGAAATGCCAAGCCAA CAACAAGCAGCACCACGGATCCCGAGACCGAAGACTCTAGGCGGGGCGCAGAGGATGATTTGCCTGCCCCGCCGCCACTGACCTCCGGATCCTCCCTTCCGGTGCCGGAGTACGTGCCCGAGCAGTTAACACAGCTGACACCCTGTCCCTGCTGCAGTCGCACCTTCGTCGTGGACGCGCTGCGCAAGCACGTCGTCATCTGCGAGAAGGCCTCCAAGAAGCGCAAGATCTTCGACTCGTCGCGCCAACGCCGCGATGGAACCGCTCTCTCCACGTACGTGCTGCCCAAGAACTTTGGCCTTCCCAGTGCGGAACGCACTGTCGGAATACCATCTCCTCCGATCACCAGTCGCGAAACCACGTCAGTAAATGCTGCTCCAGAG CCAGTGAACTCACCACTGCCAGTTCGTCGAAAGTCTCAAACGGAGATGGTGCGCTCCACTGCCCGAGCCTCCATGCGCAAGGCAGCATCCACACTTTCCTCTAACTCGGCAACGGAGGCTCCAGCTGTGGCACCTGCTGCTTCGactgctccagctgctccagctgctccggctgctccCCTCGTCCGCGAACGATCTCTGGCCAAGCGGATCAAGGCACCTGCCTGCGATCGTTGCCCCCACTGCGATCGTACCTTTAATCCCAAGGCATTTGATCGCCACGTAGAATGGTGTAAGGAAAAGGCTATTCAGGCCACCATGAAGTCCACCAACAGCCAGGAGACCAGCAAGGCCAAGGAGCGCCTGGAGGCCAGGAAGCAGTATAGGCCCCCCAATCTGAA AACCAAGAGATCCCTCGCCAGAGATAAGTACTCCGGTAACCACGAGGAGGTTCTGGAAGCGGGCGAGATGACAACACCCAAGCCAAATCTGATGTCCCATTCGATGACGTCGTCCGTGCACAGTGATAT CGGCCTGGGGGACAAATACGATCCCTTCCTCTCGGCTAAGCGGCAGCTGGAGGAGCTTTGCTCACCCAGCACGCCGCCGCCAGAGGAAGAGGTGACCACCACCAAAGCTACTAGAACATTGACACCTACAGCAACCAGCACACCCACAGCCACACCCAGTATCGCCATGACCACTTCATTGACCACGGCAGTCGGTAAGCCCGTTCAGGTTACCCAAAAGACCACTCCGACTTCCAATTTTCGACGTACTTCATCGCTGAGAGGGCCACGTCGTACGCCCATGCTGAACAGCCGGCCGTTGTTTGCCACCAACTATCGCCCCACCATTCAGCGGGGTCTGTCCGATGAGGGACCCATCTCCACCAATTTCCTTAAACCAGAGGAGTTCGACGAGATGCCGGTAAGAGCCGCATGCGGCAATGACTTTCACAGCCCAAGAGTCGTGCGCCGGGATACCAGTGCCTCCAACCGAAAGCAACTGCTTAAATTGCCCGTGGGTGGAACCAGTGAAGCCAGCAACGCATCCCCCTCTCCTCAGGCCGCCCGCAGTGTGGCCAAAACTGACTCCCTGGCTGTGTTCCTCAAGTACGAGCACGAGCTGGAGCAGCTGAATGGCAAGGCGGCTGAGCTGGCAGCCGCCAGCCAGTTGACCAGCAAGGAGCAAAAAGACAAGAGCAACACGCTGAGCAAACAGAACTCTGCGAAGAGCTTGGTACACAGTACTCCCACACAGTTGCCACCATTAACTCCAACAACGGTGCCCGTTTCGCCAGGTTTGGTTAAAGAGGTCAACTATCCACCGGTGGCCACTCCGCTTCGATTGGAGCCCATCAGCAAGGCGGCGAAGAACTCACCGGCTCCCCTTACGCCCATCAAGCTGGAAAGCATCTTTGGACCGAAGAGGGAAACGGGTCTGGGGTCAGGATCGGGCTCTGTGGCAGGCGATTACATAGATCCCAAGCTGATAAACGCCTTTGATAATCTACATGTAAACAGTGGTATATCCTCGGATGCCAGCTCCACGCCCCAGCAGTTGTCCCAAGGCCGGAGCAGGAGTAGCTCCCAGTCCACCATCACCCACGAACGGAGGCAATCCGGTGAGGCCAGGAACCTGCTGAAGCGGAAGATGCGATTGGGACGGAACCAGTTTCTGTACGATGCCTCGCCAGAGGATGCGGATGCTTCATCGGGCTGCTCGGCAGACGATGAGGCCAACCGCTCGTCCATGGAGTACGACGAACAGTGctggcagcaacagcagaaacAGCTACTGGCCAATCCGCTGCCGCTGGTCATGCCCATGGTGCACAACGCCATGCCCACCTTCGATGATTTTGACTTCGAGGAGTTCCTCTCCTCATTCGAGAACGAGAATGACGACGAGCAATTCCCGTTGTTCAAGGACTGTCGCGAATTCCTCATGAATCGCTCGACGAGCAGACAACGCTCGTTCCAGAAAGCGACTTCGACGCTACAGACGACAGCCACACAGATTACACCACTTAGTCACCAGTCCAAGATTAAAGACAATCACGCCCACAGGTCTGATTCAAAAATGTCCGAAGACAAACTGCAACGGCAGCAGTCGAATGCTTCCAATGCCAGCAGCCAGGAGGAGAAGAGCCGCCAGGAGATGGAGAAACGGCCGGCCGACGATGATCAAAGAAAGCGAGAGATTTTTATTAGCATTGAGACGGAGGCCAATGCTCAGGGTCGCTCACCCATTTCGCCCGATTCACTGCGCCACATGGTGGGCAATGCCCAGGCGCACATCGATGTCCTGCACATTGAAAACGGAAACGAGCCGGAACACGCAAGGTTTAGCAAGATCAGCGACACGGAGGACGCCGGAAACGAGCCCAGGGATCAGGCCAGCCAATCTACCAACCGGCTGGCCCCATCCTCGAGCGGATCCggattggcgcccaacgtgcaGCTGAACAATGCCAAGAATCTGATCCAGCAGATGCATAGCGAGTTCCGGCTTATGGGCGAGGAGGCCAGTGCCTCCATGCGGCGCCAGCTTATCGGAAGTAACGGCGGTAGAGGCGAGGAACCGCAGCGCTCCAGTAGTGGGCTCCCTTCTTCAAATCCAACACACCAGGTCGTGGCCAGCTCGCCAATGACTCCGTCACCGTCGGCGGATTCAGATGAGTTAAGTAGTCTGGATGGCTATCCCGTGTCCTCGTCGCAGGGTTTACGTCGAGGAGCCAGCTCCAAGCTAAGCTCGGATTCAGCATACGGCAG CAGCAACTCACCTTATAGCTTGTCGCGACAACGCTCCTCTGAACTCCAAGCCGGCACACTACAGTCCCAGGGATTGATGCGTCCACATACGGCCAGTGCCAAGCTGGCCAGCTGCATGATCGATGCCTCCACGCAGGCACACACTGATTATGGCACCCTGAAGGCTCGCCAGCGTCTCTTTGCACCAGAATGTGGAAACAACAATGGCGAAGGAGGCGAGTCGTACAGTAGCGGATCCGAACACTCTTTTGCAACAAATCCAAAACAGCAGCAGAACATCAACTACAACTATCAACAGCCACTGCAGCAAGatcagcagaagcagcagcagatgcaacagatgcagcagcagcaacagatgcAGCAAATGAACTGCAACTACAACTAccaacaggagcagcagcagctccatcatcagcagcagcttcagcatcagcagcagcagcctaAAATCCCAACACCATCAGGTTACAACACAACCAACAACAATGTACCGATGACACCTACAACGTCAGAGAATTCACTGATGAGCACCTCGTCCATGAGCTCAAGTAAGAAGTCCAATTACTGCTACGAATGTGGCTCCAAGTTCATATTCGAGACCGCAAAGTTCTGCATGGATTGCGGCTTGAGGCGTGCTGAACTTTAG